In Candidatus Micrarchaeota archaeon, one genomic interval encodes:
- a CDS encoding AAA family ATPase, translated as MRMPLIYYRVTGFFRDLLDNKPFWDGLIIFLGSLFLLIDFPFYPVALSIVLALLAGFVGSRKPYLGLVVGLAAAYPAVVYQSPLLGWMAMPVIAAVLFTMFKYWNVIAFIEIVLFAPFAPYPFSLFGGFVFFLMTLFSLYLGSKRSLMFTVPTVFMITMISSIWLVQNSVFMPVDLSLYQPGDIALMPVRDPPSTFFEFASALKQTPSTLFDPSLIGVLTPAFFKILSNMGTLFINDSLVLQMILFGGVFYVVGAIPGFIRRFRYKQTVASLVLFIIPFGYGWICEQFGYAYNNSIYYYVGAAVLLVFIMERYNINVSRERLIFLRERAKKFGKFRLRDLEEAAGVSSLKDVGDYEDVKEELKRSIMLPLEHHGVAHAYGIRPPNGILLFGPPGTGKTLIMTALAKELDYGFYYVKSSEILGSRFGESEKNITELFDIARRNAPCILFFDEIDAIAKRRDMLTSEESLRVLSQFLQELDGFKEVHRAVVIGATNVPHLLDPALLRPGRFDVIIYMPLPDKRARLEIFKVHTRKLPLADDVDLEKLAEKTERFSGADIAHVCAEAKRNAASRALEKGKLVPITMKDFLDVIKHMKPSVSLSQLEMYERFRLDYERSYRKEMPEKGELTFDDVADLENVKQILKENIELPLLHPDLMKEYKLKPIHGLLLYGPPGCGKTMVVKAAANELDIPMLSISGAELLRQGYEYSIRVIKETFNRARENAPAIIFIDEIDTLGEQSIFGRSVIGQLLVEMDGIRNIRNVMVIATSNKPWLLDNALLRPGRFDKSIYVPLPNAETRKELFILNLKDIKGFDEVDLDRAVRLTEGYSGADIVAVCDEVKRMLVRIRLGEREGEPVLNDKLIEEAINSVPPSVNDELLEKFKEFAKKHRRKH; from the coding sequence ATGCGTATGCCTCTGATATACTACCGTGTTACTGGCTTCTTCAGAGACCTGTTAGATAATAAACCGTTTTGGGACGGGCTGATCATATTCCTGGGTAGTCTTTTCCTTCTTATTGATTTCCCTTTCTACCCGGTCGCGCTTTCGATAGTCCTCGCCCTCCTTGCAGGTTTTGTCGGTTCCAGAAAACCCTACCTCGGTTTGGTCGTCGGACTGGCCGCTGCTTACCCAGCGGTCGTTTATCAATCTCCTCTGTTGGGATGGATGGCCATGCCCGTAATAGCGGCGGTTCTCTTCACGATGTTCAAATACTGGAATGTGATCGCATTCATAGAGATCGTTCTGTTCGCACCGTTTGCACCCTACCCGTTCTCTCTGTTCGGCGGGTTCGTCTTCTTTCTTATGACCCTGTTCTCGCTGTACCTCGGTTCCAAAAGGTCCCTTATGTTCACGGTTCCGACGGTGTTCATGATAACCATGATTTCGTCAATATGGTTGGTTCAGAACTCTGTGTTCATGCCCGTTGACCTGTCTCTGTATCAACCTGGCGATATCGCTCTCATGCCCGTCCGCGACCCTCCCTCTACATTCTTCGAATTTGCATCCGCTCTCAAACAAACACCGTCCACCCTGTTCGACCCGTCGTTAATAGGTGTGCTGACACCCGCATTCTTCAAGATATTGTCTAACATGGGTACGCTGTTCATCAACGACAGTTTAGTGCTCCAGATGATACTGTTCGGCGGTGTATTCTACGTTGTGGGTGCTATCCCGGGATTCATAAGAAGGTTCAGGTACAAGCAAACAGTCGCATCGCTCGTTCTGTTCATCATTCCCTTCGGTTACGGATGGATATGTGAACAGTTCGGTTATGCGTACAATAATAGTATTTATTATTATGTGGGTGCGGCGGTGCTGTTGGTGTTCATCATGGAACGGTACAACATAAACGTCTCCAGAGAACGGTTGATCTTCCTCCGCGAACGCGCTAAAAAGTTCGGTAAGTTCAGACTTAGAGACCTTGAAGAGGCCGCGGGTGTGAGTTCGCTCAAAGATGTCGGCGATTACGAAGATGTGAAAGAGGAACTCAAACGTTCTATCATGCTCCCTTTGGAACATCACGGTGTCGCACATGCTTACGGAATAAGACCGCCTAACGGTATATTGTTGTTCGGTCCGCCCGGCACCGGTAAGACGTTGATCATGACTGCGTTGGCTAAAGAACTCGATTACGGGTTTTATTATGTTAAATCGAGCGAGATACTGGGTAGTCGGTTCGGCGAATCGGAGAAGAATATTACCGAACTGTTCGATATTGCTCGGCGTAACGCACCGTGCATACTGTTCTTTGACGAAATAGATGCGATAGCTAAACGAAGGGATATGCTTACATCCGAAGAATCGTTGCGCGTGCTCAGTCAGTTTCTTCAGGAGTTGGACGGGTTCAAAGAAGTGCACAGAGCGGTTGTGATCGGCGCCACTAACGTTCCTCATCTTCTCGACCCGGCACTGCTTAGACCGGGACGGTTCGACGTGATCATATACATGCCCCTGCCGGATAAACGGGCGCGGTTGGAAATATTCAAGGTGCATACACGTAAACTGCCGTTGGCTGACGATGTGGACCTTGAAAAACTCGCTGAAAAAACAGAACGGTTCTCAGGTGCGGATATAGCGCATGTGTGCGCTGAAGCTAAACGTAATGCGGCTTCCCGTGCCCTTGAGAAAGGTAAACTGGTACCTATCACTATGAAGGATTTTTTGGATGTAATCAAACATATGAAACCGAGCGTGTCCCTGTCCCAGTTGGAGATGTACGAACGGTTCAGGTTGGATTATGAGCGGTCCTACCGTAAAGAGATGCCCGAAAAGGGTGAGTTGACGTTTGACGATGTGGCCGACCTGGAGAACGTTAAACAGATTCTTAAAGAAAATATAGAACTCCCTCTACTACATCCCGACCTGATGAAGGAGTATAAACTTAAACCGATCCACGGACTCCTTTTGTACGGTCCGCCGGGTTGCGGTAAGACGATGGTTGTGAAAGCCGCGGCTAACGAACTCGATATACCCATGCTATCAATAAGCGGTGCGGAACTGTTGAGACAGGGTTACGAGTATTCTATTAGAGTTATTAAGGAAACGTTTAACCGGGCGCGTGAAAACGCGCCCGCTATCATATTCATCGATGAAATCGATACGCTAGGTGAACAATCGATATTCGGTAGAAGCGTGATCGGTCAGTTGTTGGTTGAGATGGACGGTATACGGAACATCAGGAACGTGATGGTGATAGCCACCTCTAACAAACCCTGGCTGTTGGATAATGCGTTGCTCAGACCGGGGCGGTTCGATAAATCGATTTACGTGCCGTTGCCAAATGCCGAGACGAGAAAGGAGTTGTTCATACTCAATCTTAAAGATATAAAAGGATTTGATGAAGTCGATCTTGACAGGGCCGTTAGGTTGACGGAGGGATATTCTGGAGCGGATATCGTGGCTGTGTGCGACGAAGTCAAACGGATGTTGGTCAGGATACGGTTGGGTGAGAGAGAGGGTGAACCTGTATTAAACGATAAACTGATCGAGGAAGCGATCAACAGCGTGCCGCCTTCGGTTAATGATGAACTGCTCGAGAAGTTCAAAGAGTTTGCTAAGAAACACAGGAGAAAACATTGA